One Mycoplasmopsis caviae DNA segment encodes these proteins:
- a CDS encoding transposase — MEMKTDRIISTYRKLWKIEDSFRMLKTSFEVRPVYLSKRKTIEGHFLICYLALVLQRFLEFTIDSIVEDDHKFTTEKILNSIREVELITFKDYENDTEYFMRTDEPIEYLELIEKLNIERLPLMGKVDEIEGIITHG; from the coding sequence ATGGAAATGAAGACTGATAGAATTATTTCAACATATCGAAAACTTTGAAAGATTGAAGATTCGTTTAGAATGCTAAAAACATCATTTGAGGTTAGACCTGTTTATCTATCAAAAAGGAAGACAATTGAAGGACATTTTCTTATTTGTTATTTAGCCCTTGTACTCCAAAGATTTCTAGAATTCACTATTGACTCAATAGTTGAAGATGATCACAAATTTACTACTGAAAAAATACTCAACAGTATTAGAGAAGTTGAACTAATAACCTTTAAAGATTATGAGAATGATACAGAGTATTTTATGAGAACTGATGAACCAATTGAATACCTTGAATTAATTGAAAAATTAAATATTGAAAGACTTCCACTGATGGGAAAAGTCGATGAAATTGAGGGTATTATAACACATGGCTAA
- the rpsO gene encoding 30S ribosomal protein S15, with the protein MITKEQKAKLVAKYGANKKDTGNTFVQIAILTAEIEDLKKHFSANPKDNHSRRGFMAKISRRRVLLQHLKANDLETYNKVLVELNLRK; encoded by the coding sequence ATGATTACTAAGGAACAAAAAGCTAAATTAGTTGCTAAATATGGTGCAAATAAAAAAGATACAGGAAACACATTTGTTCAAATAGCTATCTTGACAGCTGAAATTGAAGATTTGAAAAAACACTTTTCAGCAAATCCAAAAGACAACCACTCACGTCGTGGTTTTATGGCTAAGATTTCAAGACGCCGTGTTTTACTACAACATCTAAAAGCAAATGATTTAGAAACATACAACAAGGTTTTAGTTGAATTAAACTTAAGAAAATAA
- a CDS encoding ABC transporter ATP-binding protein, with the protein MSENAIEFKNTSMNFKSFKALKNVSFSVKKGQFHGFIGANGAGKTTSFRSLLNFYPEVKGEILIDGISYKDKKSREKLGYVPELATFPKNLNIFEYLVALAEFNNFKKEEAKKRVKELLEELGVEKSLWKKLGKNLSSGQQKKVILVQTLIHNPDILILDEPAANLDPKVRIELYTSLGKLHKQGKTIFVSSHILSELEQYIDSLTVLDKGKVLYSGGLDILESSDFKIFIKTDKIKEATDILEKEKIINSLDDVKTKRNGVAINLPFEKISLVINTLINNKIEFESVGKNTETLNEKFFNVKKSE; encoded by the coding sequence ATGAGTGAAAACGCAATTGAATTTAAAAATACTTCAATGAATTTTAAAAGTTTTAAAGCTCTTAAGAATGTCTCATTTAGTGTCAAAAAAGGTCAATTCCATGGTTTTATAGGGGCAAATGGTGCTGGAAAGACAACAAGTTTTAGATCACTGCTTAATTTTTATCCAGAAGTCAAAGGAGAAATTCTAATTGATGGAATTAGTTACAAAGATAAAAAGAGTAGAGAAAAATTAGGTTATGTACCTGAATTAGCAACATTTCCTAAGAATTTAAATATATTTGAATATTTAGTTGCATTAGCTGAATTTAATAATTTTAAAAAAGAGGAAGCAAAAAAAAGAGTTAAAGAATTACTTGAGGAATTAGGTGTTGAGAAATCACTATGAAAAAAACTTGGTAAAAACTTATCTTCTGGTCAACAAAAAAAGGTAATTCTTGTTCAAACTCTTATTCATAATCCAGACATCTTAATCCTTGATGAGCCAGCAGCAAATCTTGATCCAAAAGTTAGAATTGAACTTTATACAAGTTTAGGTAAATTACACAAGCAAGGCAAGACAATATTTGTTTCATCTCATATTTTAAGCGAATTAGAACAATATATAGATAGTTTAACAGTATTAGATAAAGGCAAAGTTTTATACTCAGGTGGGCTTGATATTTTGGAAAGTTCTGATTTTAAGATATTTATTAAAACAGATAAAATTAAAGAAGCAACCGACATTTTAGAAAAAGAAAAAATAATTAATAGTTTAGATGATGTTAAAACAAAAAGAAATGGTGTTGCTATCAATTTACCTTTTGAAAAAATTTCATTAGTTATAAATACTTTAATTAATAATAAAATAGAATTTGAAAGTGTGGGAAAAAACACTGAAACATTAAATGAAAAATTTTTCAATGTGAAGAAAAGCGAATAA
- a CDS encoding HPr family phosphocarrier protein translates to MKQFTATIIDPIGLHARPASVVSTIASKFKSDVQITLDKNGKVGNLKSIMNVMSLGVKKGDTITIKINGADEEEAYNSIFDAFKSNEII, encoded by the coding sequence ATGAAACAATTTACAGCAACAATTATCGATCCTATTGGTCTTCATGCACGTCCAGCAAGTGTTGTTTCAACAATTGCTTCAAAATTTAAGAGTGATGTACAAATCACATTAGATAAAAATGGTAAAGTTGGAAATCTAAAATCAATAATGAATGTTATGTCATTAGGTGTTAAAAAAGGCGACACAATTACTATTAAAATTAATGGTGCAGATGAAGAAGAAGCATACAACTCAATTTTTGATGCTTTCAAATCAAACGAAATTATTTAA
- a CDS encoding ABC transporter permease subunit, producing the protein MNFAKYFFKKILLTLLGVLVTITISYFVIVIFINNQNGQPIIKNYFKFLISIFNGFGKPLLANNSGFKSSLSLFFHYYKFSLLFVGISFVFSFFIGVLVGIWLGYKNNKFSDLAISFIVFILAAVPTFIFAPIMLIISEINDLPVNFVEPSAFGFGFTLLSLMIPISLLSLGIIAFFTTITKSNLVQILKKDYVITLKANGLNSWKIFQKAVIKNLFISIINQIVPILVLAISFSLIIELIFQIPGQSIILISMFEQGEINVIMALVFFKTLLLFILAFICELIYDILQVENGYNFYFNLNIKDRIAKIKFRKGVHCVK; encoded by the coding sequence ATGAATTTTGCTAAATACTTTTTCAAAAAAATTCTACTTACACTATTAGGAGTATTAGTTACAATAACTATTAGTTATTTTGTAATAGTTATATTTATTAACAATCAAAACGGTCAACCTATAATTAAAAATTACTTTAAATTCTTAATTTCAATATTTAATGGATTCGGTAAACCACTATTAGCAAATAACAGTGGTTTTAAATCATCATTATCACTGTTTTTTCACTATTATAAATTTAGCTTACTTTTTGTAGGCATTTCTTTTGTATTCAGCTTTTTTATAGGTGTTTTAGTTGGAATATGACTTGGTTATAAGAATAATAAATTTAGCGATTTAGCTATATCATTCATTGTATTTATTTTAGCAGCAGTACCCACTTTTATTTTCGCTCCAATAATGCTGATTATTTCAGAGATTAATGATTTACCGGTTAATTTTGTTGAACCTTCAGCATTTGGCTTTGGCTTTACACTGCTTTCTTTAATGATTCCCATTTCCCTTCTCTCATTAGGGATAATTGCTTTCTTTACCACTATAACAAAAAGCAATCTTGTTCAAATATTAAAAAAGGATTATGTCATTACACTAAAAGCAAATGGACTTAATAGTTGAAAAATTTTCCAAAAAGCAGTTATTAAAAACCTATTTATTTCAATAATCAACCAAATAGTACCTATTCTTGTTTTAGCAATTAGTTTTAGTTTAATAATTGAATTAATTTTTCAAATTCCAGGGCAAAGCATTATTCTAATAAGTATGTTTGAACAAGGTGAAATAAATGTTATTATGGCACTTGTCTTCTTTAAAACTTTGCTTTTATTTATCTTAGCTTTCATCTGTGAATTAATTTACGATATTTTACAAGTTGAAAATGGATACAACTTCTACTTTAATCTAAATATTAAGGATAGAATTGCTAAGATTAAATTTAGAAAGGGGGTGCATTGTGTCAAATAA
- a CDS encoding ABC transporter permease subunit produces MSNKHEHHHSHKKEGQSHLEFESSLFVKAHHKHFLVNVTNNKSEFKQYLGRFFRKKINIFLVSLIAILLVFLTLSAIISPYSPKKSIIDSHLAYNLPNYIGASITKKFSSDDNFYQLILNMQKNNPHLRIVVNETPSFDLVNLTYNPYQLIYAIEGKKYILLFGTNSSGIDRFSFFIHSFGTSILITFIATLFQLIIGTFLGSIIAYYSNRSSAKFSYYLIGTINIIPFLIIVFLFFKITSYNFFNALLILSTIGSLSFFYSSYSIGLEIKNKEFILAYKSSGVSNWRIIYRIIFCHCLWRNIALVSDSLSLNMLALASLAFFNIYKIDQSLNIGNVFKDLIDNLRNIQYTIFVSTITSLYVILVKFLGINLFIASVPKLDK; encoded by the coding sequence GTGTCAAATAAACATGAACACCACCATTCGCATAAAAAAGAAGGACAAAGCCATTTAGAATTTGAAAGTAGTCTTTTTGTTAAAGCACACCACAAGCATTTTTTAGTTAATGTAACTAACAACAAGAGTGAATTCAAACAATACTTAGGACGCTTCTTTCGAAAAAAAATAAACATTTTTTTAGTTTCATTAATTGCAATATTACTAGTGTTTTTAACTCTAAGTGCTATCATTAGTCCATATTCACCGAAAAAAAGTATCATTGATTCTCATTTAGCTTACAATTTGCCAAACTATATTGGTGCAAGTATTACTAAAAAGTTTTCAAGTGATGATAATTTCTATCAACTTATTTTAAATATGCAGAAAAACAATCCTCATTTGCGAATTGTTGTTAATGAAACACCAAGTTTTGATTTGGTAAATTTAACATACAATCCATATCAACTTATCTATGCAATTGAAGGAAAAAAATACATTTTACTTTTTGGTACAAATTCAAGTGGTATTGATCGTTTTAGTTTCTTTATTCACTCATTTGGAACAAGTATATTAATTACATTTATTGCAACATTATTTCAACTTATTATAGGAACATTTTTAGGCTCAATAATTGCATATTATTCAAATAGAAGCAGTGCTAAATTTAGTTACTATTTAATTGGAACAATTAACATAATTCCTTTTTTAATAATTGTTTTCTTATTTTTTAAAATAACTTCATATAACTTTTTTAATGCTCTTTTAATATTAAGTACAATTGGTTCATTAAGTTTCTTTTATTCAAGTTATTCAATTGGACTCGAAATTAAAAATAAAGAATTTATTTTGGCATATAAGTCAAGCGGCGTAAGCAATTGAAGAATTATTTATCGTATTATATTTTGTCACTGTTTATGAAGAAATATAGCTCTTGTTTCAGATTCGCTTTCGCTTAATATGTTAGCTTTAGCTTCATTAGCATTCTTTAATATTTATAAGATAGATCAAAGTTTAAATATTGGAAATGTTTTTAAAGATCTTATTGATAATTTAAGAAACATTCAATATACAATATTTGTATCAACAATTACAAGTTTATATGTAATTTTAGTTAAATTTTTAGGCATTAATTTATTTATTGCAAGTGTACCAAAATTAGATAAGTAA